In Humulus lupulus chromosome 6, drHumLupu1.1, whole genome shotgun sequence, a single genomic region encodes these proteins:
- the LOC133784551 gene encoding L-ascorbate oxidase homolog: MALIISLARVKLCSLLYFAAASLFAIVRAEDPYRFFDWNVTYGDIYPLGVRQQGILINGQFPGPDIHSVTNDNLIINVYNSLDEPFLLSWEFVVIYLFLKSNKNEDKEWHF, encoded by the exons ATGGCGCTAATCATAAGCTTAGCGAGAGTCAAACTCTGTTCTCTGCTATATTTCGCCGCTGCTTCTCTCTTCGCCATTGTTAGGGCTGAAGATCCTTACAGGTTCTTTGACTGGAATGTCACTTATGGTGACATTTACCCGCTCGGTGTTCGCCAACAG GGAATCCTTATCAATGGACAATTTCCAGGACCAGATATTCATTCAGTTACTAATGACAATCTCATTATCAATGTTTACAATAGCTTGGACGAGCCTTTTCTCCTTTCTTG ggaatttgttgtaatttatttgttcttgaaaagcaataaaaatgaggataaagagtggcatttttga